A window of the Hordeum vulgare subsp. vulgare chromosome 5H, MorexV3_pseudomolecules_assembly, whole genome shotgun sequence genome harbors these coding sequences:
- the LOC123398776 gene encoding glucan endo-1,3-beta-glucosidase 5-like: MVVAGGNGCVAVLVLVLCMARWSAGGMGVNWGTQLSHPLPASTVVRLLKDNGFDRVKLFDAEDGILGALKGSGIQVMVGIPNDMLSDLAGSTKAAERWVAANVSKHINDGVDIRLVAVGNEPFLQTFNGTYLNTTFPAMQNVQAALMAAGLGGQVKVTVALNADVYQSASGKPSDGDFRADIHGLMLNIVQFLASSGAPFVANVYPFISLYADPNFPLDYAFFQGSTSPVVDGGVTYQNTFDANHDTLVAALRRNGFPNVTVVVGEVGWPTDGDANANPDYARRFNQGLIDHVASGKGTPLAPGAPIDAYLFSLVDEDRKSIQPGNFERHWGIFFYDGKPKYQLGLRGSGGGMLVPARGVEYLQRRWCVLKPGADLADQKVGDSVSYACGSADCTSLGYKTSCGGLDAKGNVSYAFNSYYQTEDQDDRACDFRGLATTTTVDPSSGTCRFIVGIAPTSTGTATRNVGARTAAVLFALLLAGVF, encoded by the exons ATGGTTGTCGCCGGCGGCAACGGCTGCGTggcggtgctggtgctggtgctgtgcATGGCGCGGTGGTCAGCTGGTGGCATGGGCGTGAACTGGGGCACGCAGCTGAGCCACCCGCTGCCGGCGAGCACGGTGGTGCGGCTGCTCAAGGACAACGGCTTCGACCGGGTGAAGCTGTTCGACGCCGAGGACGGCATCCTGGGCGCGCTCAAGGGGTCGGGGATCCAGGTGATGGTCGGCATCCCCAACGACATGCTCTCCGACCTCGCCGGCAGCACCAAGGCCGCCGAGCGCTGGGTCGCCGCCAACGTCTCCAAGCACATCAACGACGGCGTCGACATAag GCTGGTGGCCGTGGGGAACGAGCCGTTCCTGCAGACGTTCAACGGCACGTACCTGAACACGACGTTCCCGGCGATGCAGAACGTCCAGGCGGCGCTGATGGCGGCCGGGCTGGGCGGCCAGGTGAAGGTGACGGTGGCGCTGAACGCCGACGTGTACCAGTCGGCGTCGGGGAAGCCGTCGGACGGCGACTTCCGGGCGGACATCCACGGGCTGATGCTCAACATCGTGCAGTTCCTGGCGTCCAGCGGCGCGCCGTTCGTGGCCAACGTGTACCCGTTCATCAGCCTGTACGCTGACCCCAACTTCCCGCTGGACTACGCCTTCTTCCAGGGCTCCACGTCGCCGGTGGTGGACGGCGGCGTGACGTACCAGAACACCTTCGACGCCAACCACGACACGCTGGTGGCGGCGCTGCGCAGGAACGGGTTCCCCAACGTGACCGTGGTGGTCGGCGAGGTCGGCTGGCCCACGGACGGCGACGCCAACGCCAACCCGGACTACGCGCGGCGGTTCAACCAGGGCCTCATCGACCATGTCGCCTCCGGCAAGGGCACGCCGCTCGCGCCGGGCGCCCCCATCGACGCCTACCTCTTCAGCCTCGTGGACGAGGACAGGAAGAGCATCCAGCCGGGCAACTTCGAGCGCCACTGGGGCATCTTCTTCTACGACGGGAAGCCCAAGTACCAGCTCGGCCTCCGCGGCAGTGGCGGCGGCATGCTTGTGCCGGCGAGGGGCGTCGAGTACCTCCAGAGGCGGTGGTGCGTGCTCAAGCCCGGCGCCGACCTCGCCGACCAGAAGGTCGGCGACAGCGTGAGCTACGCCTGTGGTAGTGCCGACTGCACCAGCCTCGGGTACAAGACCTCGTGCGGCGGCCTCGACGCCAAGGGCAACGTGTCCTACGCGTTCAACAGCTACTACCAGACCGAGGACCAGGACGACCGGGCCTGCGACTTCCGCggactcgccaccaccaccaccgtcgacCCCTCCAGCGGGACGTGCCGGTTCATCGTCGGGATCGCGCCGACCAGCACGGGCACGGCGACGAGGAACGTCGGGGCCAGGACCGCGGCCGTCCTCTTCGCGCTGTTGCTCGCGGGCGTGTTCTGA